One window from the genome of Cucumis melo cultivar AY chromosome 10, USDA_Cmelo_AY_1.0, whole genome shotgun sequence encodes:
- the LOC103498394 gene encoding uncharacterized protein LOC103498394, whose amino-acid sequence MGRLWRAGKSRLVKQIRDAPTKDAILKLMPDNLQSVDDWMDFVSEKTSATFKLKSEKYKAMKKKQLPHTCSRKGYARLAEEMRKSSSDPSLVTRVALWTKAHKRKDGQPVNSQVAETLERIEQTEAETTVSTTNVVDDALSKVLGPDRGHVRGFGFGVTRSKLSLLSHQDHKYKVLEKEYLKMKEEMVEMKTMKDEMIEMKTLMLSYLKKQTEPSEELSNATTSVLKRLNIPPMPSPSSINNNSQTKCKLLDWYGSGEIVAEGRWSSNDPTAMVHHIPIGPHAIRVWIDVAKKPNAYLWRPTSEMTCIEEALGSTVAWPSDKVIISE is encoded by the exons ATGGGTAGATTATGGAGGGCTGGAAAATCTCGTTTAGTAAAACAAATTCGAGATGCCCCAACAAAGGATGCAATTTTGAAGCTAATGCCTGATAATTTACAATCTGTAGATGATTGGATGGATTTTGTGAGTGAGAAGACTAGTGCAACCTTCAAG TTGAAAAGTGAAAAGTACAAAGCCATGAAGAAAAAACAACTCCCACATACATGTAGTAGAAAAGGGTATGCTCGCTTGGCCGAAGAGATG AGAAAAAGTAGTTCGGATCCATCTTTGGTCACAAGGGTTGCATTATGGACTAAAGCTCACAAAAGGAAGGATGGACAACCGGTGAATTCACAAGTTGCTGAGACACTT GAGCGTATTGAACAAACTGAGGCTGAGACGACAGTTTCAACAACAAACGTGGTTGATGATGCTTTAAGTAAAGTTCTTGGCCCCGATCGTGGTCATGTAAGAGGATTTGGGTTTGGTGTGACTCGTTCAAAACTATCTCTTTTGTCTCACCAAGATCACAAGTATAAGGttcttgaaaaagaatatttgaagATGAAGGAAGAAATGGTAGAAATGAAAACAATGAAAGATGAAATGATCGAAATGAAAACACTTATGTTATCTTATTTAAAGAAACag ACTGAACCAAGTGAGGAACTTTCAAATGCTACTACAAGTGTGCTTAAGCGACTAAATATTCCTCCAATGCCTTCTCCATCg AGTATCAATAACAACAGTCAAACTAAGTGCAAGTTATTAGATTGGTATGGCTCGGGAGAGATTGTTGCTGAAGGAAGATGGTCTTCTAATGATCCAACTGCTATGGTCCATCATATTCCTATTGGTCCACATGCAATTAGAGTATGGATTGATGTAGCAAAGAAACCAAATGCATATTTGTGGAGGCCAACATCAGAAATGACATGTATTGAAGAAGCTTTGGGAAGTACAGTTGCATGGCCATCTGATAAAGTGATCATTA GTGAATGA
- the LOC127151364 gene encoding uncharacterized protein LOC127151364, with the protein MAHCDFQIIYEHLVIKGMDPTYNFWYHHGKVCEGDEMENEVDDSFMCEATNFYESTYMGKEDIIHDNSTSRKENKFSQKVEEANTPLYGGCTKYTKMSAVVALYKLKTFNGWSDTSFTSLLGLLHDMLAMDNVISRSIYEVRKLFKEFDLGYQKIHACVKDCCLFRNENEKLESCPHSASSRWKIDERTNQIKQGVPAKVLRYFPIIPRLKRMFKINEVSESLRWHLSHKSTDGKIRHPVDSVAWETIDKKWPEFSMDPRNLRLGLATDGFNPFSNLSSRYSCWPVMLVTYNIPPWLCMKKENIMLTLLIPGPRQPGNDIDVYLQPLVEDLQQLWKEIQVYDIVGNTHFNLRSILMWTINDFPAYGNLAGCTTKGKYACPTCGDSTRSYWLKHSKKFAYMGHRRFLSRAHPYRRKKAWFDGRIEEELPPKIATGSAIYAQLQNFNNCWGKREKKKSKSHKDLSNQRWKKRSIFFDLPYWKELPIRHNLDVMHVEKNVCESIIGTLLDINGKSKDGVNARKDLQLLKIRPDLYPQDCGGRTYLPPAPHTLSKSEKKIFCSRLYKLKLPDGYSSNISKCVSLDECKVMGLKSHDYHVLMQQLLPVVLRGLLPKGPRHAIYRLCSYFNRLCQRIIDREVMLDLEKEVVDILCLLERYMKVLKGYVRNKARPEGCIASCYLADECVDFSNKYFKQSVEVVNSQQRNEEYQNDVILEGRPISSGTSIELFDDVLENAHRYVLFNTSEVEPFIEIHMNELMVLDKRLEKDSNLLWKIHTEQFPLWLKSKIELDSSVEGYSELLKWLANGPRKNAMSYTGYIINGKRFHTKSVEKSTQNNGVAVDATTLCRSSAKDKSQVMDLPIFKCDWANVRNGVKVEEGFTLVNLHQSQSKFVREPFILASQAKQVFYARENDTSNWYVVLKAPPRGFHDLEMYDENYDDTLVSNENISNAVEDVDESDELTYARQDCEGVFISEVV; encoded by the exons ATGGCACATTGTGATTTTCAAATCATATATGAGCACTTGGTCATTAAGGGAATGGACCCTACATATAACTTTTGGTACCATCATGGGAAAGTATGTGAAGGAGATGAAATGgagaatgaagttgatgatAGTTTTATGTGTGAAGCAACAAACTTCTATGAGAGCACGTATATGGGAAAAGAGGACATCATTCATGACAATTCTACATCAAGGAAGGAaaacaaattttctcaaaaGGTGGAAGAGGCAAATACACCATTGTATGGTGGTTGTACGAAGTATACAAAGATGTCAGCAGTTGTAGCATTGTACAAACTGAAAACTTTTAATGGTTGGTCAGATACAAGCTTCACTAGCCTTTTGGGGCTTTTGCATGACATGCTCGCAATGGACAATGTTATTTCAAGATCCATTTATGAAGTTAGAAAATTATTTAAGGAATTTGATTTAGGTTACCAAAAAATTCATGCATGTGTTAAAGACTGTTGCCTATTTAGAAATGAGAATGAAAAGTTAGAAAGTTGTCCTCATTCTGCGAGTTCAAGATGGAAGATTGATGAACGAACAAACCAAATCAAACAAGGTGTGCCCGCCAAGGTATTGAGATACTTTCCTATCATTCCACGACTTAAACGtatgtttaaaataaatgaagttAGTGAAAGTTTACGGTGGCATTTGAGTCATAAAAGTACTGATGGAAAGATCAGACATCCTGTTGACTCTGTTGCATGGGAAACAATTGATAAAAAATGGCCTGAGTTTTCAATGGATCCACGTAATCTTAGGTTGGGCCTTGCTACAGACGGGTTTAACCCCTTCTCCAATTTAAGTAGtcgatatagttgttggccGGTCATGCTTGTTACTTACAATATTCCTCCTTGGTTATgcatgaaaaaagaaaacataatgtTGACACTGTTGATTCCTGGTCCCAGACAACCCGGAAATGATATTGATGTATATCTACAACCCCTTGTGGAAGATTTACAACAACTATGGAAAGAAATACAAGTTTATGATATTGTAGGCAACAcacattttaatttgagatcAATTCTTATGTGGACTATAAATGATTTTCCAGCATATGGAAATCTTGCCGGATGCACTACAAAAGGTAAATATGCATGCCCAACATGTGGAGATAGTACTCGTTCTTATTGGTTGAAACATAGTAAAAAATTTGCATATATGGGTCATAGACGATTCTTGTCAAGGGCTCATCCATATCGAAGAAAAAAAGCATGGTTTGACGGTAGAATAGAAGAAGAGTTACCCCCCAAAATAGCTACAGGTAGTGCAATTTATGCCcaacttcaaaattttaataattgttGGGGAAAacgtgaaaagaaaaagagcaaAAGTCATAAAGATTTGTCAAACCAAAGGTGGAAGAAGCGATCGATTTTCTTCGATCTACCATATTGGAAG GAATTACCAATACGACACAACTTGGATGTCATGCACGTGGAGAAGAATGTATGTGAGAGTATTATAGGTACATTATTAGATATAAATGGAAAGTCAAAAGATGGGGTTAATGCAAGAAAAGACTTACAACTTTTGAAAATTCGTCCTGACTTGTATCCTCAAGATTGTGGAGGAAGAACTTATCTACCTCCAGCTCCACATACATTGTCGAAGTccgagaaaaaaatattttgttcaaGGTTGTACAAACTGAAGTTGCCTGACGGATACAGTTCAAACATTTCAAAGTGTGTATCATTAGATGAATGCAAAGTGATGGGGTTGAAGTCTCATGATTATCATGTGTTGATGCAACAACTTTTACCAGTGGTGCTTAGAGGCTTGCTCCCAAAAGGTCCAAGACATGCAATATACAGGCTATGCTCATATTTTAATAGACTTTGCCAACGTATAATTGATAGAGAGGTTATGTTGGATCTTGAAAAAGAAGTGGTGGACATTTTATGTCTTCTTGAAAG ATACATGAAGGTATTGAAAGGTTATGTACGAAACAAAGCACGACCAGAAGGGTGCATTGCATCATGTTACTTAGCTGATGAATGTGTTGACTTTTCAAACAAGTATTTTAAACAATCAGTTGAGGTAGTGAATAGTCAACAACGTAATGAAGAATACCAAAACGATGTCATCTTAGAGGGTCGTCCTATATCTTCTGGAACTTCAATTGAACTATTCGATGATGTACTTGAAAATGCACATCGATATGTCTTATTCAACACATCAGAGGTGGAACCATTTATAGA GATTCATATGAATGAACTCATGGTTTTAGACAAGAGACTAGAAAAAGATTCCAATCTACTTTGGAAGATTCATACAGAACAATTTCCATTGTGGTTGAAGTCTAAG ATTGAATTAGATTCATCCGTTGAAGGTTACTCTGAGTTGTTAAAATGGCTTGCGAATGGACCACGAAAGAATGCAATGTCTTACACTGGATACATCATAAATGGGAAAAGATTTCACACAAAGAGTGTTGAAAAATCAACTCAAAACAATGGTGTTGCTGTAGATGCTACAACATTATGTCGATCTAGTGCCAAAGATAAATCTCAAGTTATGGAT CTTCCAATCTTCAAATGTGATTGGGCAAATGTTCGCAATGGAGTAAAAGTTGAGGAAGGATTCACTCTTGTTAACTTACATCAAAGTCAAAGCAAGTTTGTACGAGAGCCTTTCATACTAGCCTCACAAGCCAAACAAGTGTTTTACGCTAGAGAAAATGACACTTCAAATTGGTATGTCGTATTAAAAGCACCACCAAGAGGGTTTCACGACTTGGAAATGTACGATGAGAATTATGATGATACTTTGGTTAGTAATGAAAACATAAGTAATGCAGTTGAAGATGTTGATGAAAGTGACGAGCTTACTTATGCAAGACAAGATTGTGAAGGTGTTTTCATTTCAGAAGTTGTTTGA